Below is a genomic region from Canis lupus familiaris isolate Mischka breed German Shepherd chromosome 25, alternate assembly UU_Cfam_GSD_1.0, whole genome shotgun sequence.
TTGTGAGACACGAGCACTTGAAATTAATTGCacggggagttagtgtttaaggAGTGATAACAATCATGTGTGGCCATGAGAAGGCGAAGCCTGCAGAAGGATAGAGATAAGGAGGCTCGTTTTCCTCAAGAGTCACTTCATGGACTCTCGCACCAAAGTGGCGATGCCCAGGACCTCGCAAGGAGAGATGCTTTCCTCCGGGAAGCCTCCTTTGGTTTGCTCCCGAGGTGGAAGTTTTCTCCTCGGTGAACGTGAAGAGGGAACACGGGGGCAGTCGAGCTTGTCCCTCACAACAGGAGGAGCACCCTGTCCCTGCAAGCCGGGGCTGGCACAGCAGACAAAGGGCCCCAGTCCAGGCAAGCTGTGCCAACTCTGCGCACATCGAGACCTGCCTTGTGCAGGTGCTTTCCCAGCTAGTATCTCATTTTATCTCTGGAAATACCTGAGGGATGGGCAGGGCCGGAGTCCCCCAGCCTCGCTGCGGGACCCCCAGAGAGAGTGGGATGTCGAGACCACCTCCCAAAGCAGGGAGGCTGATACCCCATGTCCCCACCTCGGAGCACGTAAAAGCCCTGTGTGAACTGGGGATGCGTTGCCCCCCGCCGTCCAGTCTCTTGAAAAGAAATACTGGGAATAAAATTCTTCAAGGATGGAACAAGGTAGCAGAGGGCTTATGTTTTCCTAGGCCCTAGATGGTGCTCTTGAGGGAGGGAAGGCAAGGCTCTGGGCTTGAGGTCAGGTAGGTCAGTGGTGGTGGGCAGGAGTCTTGGGCCCCAGGGTGGAGACGGGGTCCTCCCTGGCAGGAGGGTGCAGAAGGGTGGTGCTGCAGGCAGGACACCAGCCTCCGTCCTCTGCTCCCTGGAGTCAGAGTCCCGGCTTCCTTTAACAGCTGGCCTTCCCGCTCTGGGACTTGGGACCCCCGGGAGCTTAGCCTCTGGGTCTTGGGGATCTGGGGCTCCCATCGGGGCTCAGAGGGCATTCTCTAATCTCTTCACCTAGGTCTCCTCATCTGGATACAACCaagtgattcatttatttgattaataGATTGATCtgttggggctcctgggagaAAAAAGAGCAACAAGCAGATCAAGGCCTTAGTGTGGCCACGGAGCCCAGGACACCGTCAGAACTCAGTGAAGGCTGGCGATGGCCATTGTCACCAGGATGATGCAGGACTGCTGgggaacagaaatagaaatacttCACGTGACTATGTTGAAGAAATTTTAGTTGATAAATAGCAAAGAGATGCAGGTCCCCTCAAACCTACGTATAAATGCAACCGGGAAAATAATCTGGTCCCTATCTCTCTTCTGTGGCTTGCTGTCACGCTCTGAGGAGAATGCACCTGCTGTGATGCTCTCATTAGGAGAAGTTAATGCCCAGTGGCACAGGAGGTCGGGCCGTTCGAAGAAAGCCATTTCATGTTCTGAAACCCGCGCTGGGGTTAAACCACACAGCTCTTTTATTCTCACATCTTCTAATCTTGGCCAAGAAGCCACACGCCACTTTCTCAGAAGCCCTCAGTCTGCGATCCCCTCTAAATGGAAGCGGCCCCATTCTCCATCAGAGGTTGTGCAGAACAAATGTATAAAGTGCTGCACCGTCTTGTGCGAATTCCCTTCTTAAAAGGTCTCAGCGAAGCGGGGAGAGCTGGCAGGAGAGGCTGCGTAAGGATAAGTGACCGTGGACAAGGTGCCGGAGTCCGAGGACAGAACAGGAAAGCCCTCAGGTCGGCCGACACAGCAGACAGGCCCGAGGCCACAAGCCAAGAGGCCCACCATCCATCGTAAGAACTTAACCAATCCTAAAACTAAAACCAATCCTAGAACTAAAACCTTGGGGGTGACGTCAGCTTGGGGGAAATACAGCGGTTTACTTAGGATGAAAATTGGCCTCCTCTGCCGGTAAAGGTCAGAGCAATGGTGACTCTTCTGGAAAACATCAACTAGATGAACCCCATCGCCCGGGTACTGAGTGTCACCTGGCTCCTAGGGAATGTCTCCGTTAAGGTTGTACCATAAAATAAGGGCTTCAGTCTTTGCTGCTCCCAATTGCTAGTATTTTTAGGTATCTGGGGAGCGCTGGTCCCCAAATGGTTTTTCAAGACTTTTTCAGGTTTCAGGACTTAGAAATGGCATCTGTGCCCATTCTGATGTCATCTGGCTCCTAAACGTTAGCCGCTACAGCAACAGGAATGATAAAATCAAGccttgctcatttttaaaataaaacccaccaGGTTCATAAATGTTTTATGACGTGTAGAAGTATCAACGGCCTTCTACAAAGTCACAGCAGTGATTCATCTCACGACGTGATCTTGAAgaagatattaatattttgtcCATGTTCATCTCAATGAAAACATTTCGTGAGAGATCATTGGTCATTTTGTAGAACGCCCATTTTAAAGTTCAcaactgagggcacctgggtggctcagtagttgagcatctgccttcggctcagattgtgatcccggggtcccgggatcgagtcctgcattggattccctgccaggagcctgcttctccctctgtgtctctgcatctgtgtgtctctcatgaacaaataaataaaatcttttttaaaaaaaaagtctgactgAACCTCAATGACAAGAATTCAGTCATCCAGGCAATAGTTACTGAGCACCTGTTCTGTGCTCGATGTGTTTTGGGGCACTGGCCATCAAAGACCTATGCCTCCCTCTGGGGGAGCTCAGAGCCTGGAGGAATGGGGTGCAGGACCCATGGACCCAGTAGTCTGCGGAGCTCCATGTGACCCCTCACTCAGCCCCGCACAGCTCTGGAAGGAGACCACATGCCGGGATGGTCAGAGATTGTACAGCTGCTGGCTTGTGACCCCActctggcctgggcctggggtccGCAGCTGAGGTTTCAGGACCCCAAGGGGGATGGGTAAAAGGGAGATTGCAGGGACCTAAGTTAAAGACCTGCGGGAAGGTTGAATTATGCCTCGCAGCCCACATTCCAAGGAAAACCTGCTGAGCCCTTGCTCTGGGCCAGGTCCTCGTGGACACTTCCCCCTACTATTGTGTACTCCTCCCCAGCAACTGTGatgatcccattttacagatgggaaaattgaggCCAAGGATTTTTGAGGAAAATCATGGGGCCCTCTAAGCAGTTGAGTTGGAATTTGGAACCACATCTTTTTGTCTCCAGACCTGAGACCCAGCCAGCACTTACTATCTCCATGAGTGCGTGTGCACTGAACCTGCCGGGGAGCTCCTGATTCGGCCCCCATCACTTTTTCTTTGGAAAGTGGGCCTCTTCCCAACAGCACATACAAAGCGTGATGGCTTTACTGCACCTACCACGTCGGAGGACTCAAGTCTTGTATTCCTTTTGGTGGTTCAGCCCAAATCTGAGCAGAGGAAGCCAAGACCGGGAGCAGCACTGTGACTACTACTGTTGTTATATCGAGCACACTTCCAATTTTACACAATCTTGTAATATCTTTGAAGTGAttaaaaatcattactttttttttttttgcaggtagCTCTACACCTGAGTTcaagtgtggggcttgaactcatgaccttgaaagGAAGAGTCATGTGCTGTAGGGACAGTCAGCCAGGCGCTCCACTCATGACCTTCTTAATGACTGAGAGGCTGAGGCCTGGCTGGGGCATTGAGGCCATCTTCCCGAAAGATCTCTGACTATTGTGGACAGGCTCGCTGTAAGGGGGACGGGCATCTGGCCCTCTCACTCCTACGCTCAGGGCAGAACTAGACACCTGAGCTAGAGAAGCAGAGGTAGATCCAGCCCCATTAGTGACCCGGAGCCCATCTCGTGAGCCATCCCTCCGCTCAGCAAAGAAGGCCTGGAAAGAGAAGCCACTCGAAAAACCATCCAGACAACTTCCCCACACACGTCTGAttgtataaataatttatttctgttcacAGcatcatatatgcatataaaaggGAACAGGAACAGAAGAATGTTCAGGACAGAATTACAGCAGTAGAAACGAAAACTGAAACCAGGAGACATAGTCCCAACACCGTGACAGAGAATCTGTGAAGAGAATCGGTCTGAAATAAAACCGGCCTCCCTGTGTCTAGGAGAAACAATTTCAAAAGCTCACATGGGGAGGCCAACTTCCTCTGTGTGAAACCCATCCATCCTCCAAAGGGCGGGAGGGATAACAAATCACTGATGCTACGTCGGAGGAGGGGACTCCCCCAAGACCACTCCAAGGTGACGTGATGCGCGCGTCCTCTGTTTGGTCAGAGACAAAAGGTCAAAACATGAGACAAATCAACTGAGACTCCTAACTATTAGTGGACACACCACAGGGCTTTATTTCACTGCACACTTACTAACAGCTGACTGCACCCTTAAGTATTGATGACGCAAAAACCAAAATCATTTCGCTTCGTTGGCAAAGCGTGACAGGATCTGAACAGTGACCTGGAACCTAAGTATGGTTAGCACGAGATGGTGACAGTATTTGGCATCTGCAAtgtcacaaaataaatatattattctctCAATAGTGTGGAACTACCAAAATGTCAAAGTGCGTAAGAAATTGTGacatgtgaagaaaataaaggatgatggattttttttttaataactctaTACAGAATCTTCAGATGATGGGACCAGCCCATTTAGAAATCAGTGACTATGCTGTCGATATGTAAACCGAAATCCTGCTTTCACGCTGCTTCAGCTCTATTTTCTCTACTGAGTTCCTACAAAAAGACCAGCATTGGAGAGGTACCAAGGACACcgacaaaaagataaaaggaagacaGGCTAggtttcctcttttaaaatatttcatagcaGAGTTGGGTTTCAAGCAGGAAGCCAGGACTTCTACCTCTGGTTCATAAATGAACTTTCTGGGTGCAATGGACAATAGGCATGGGTTTATAATTTGACTAACTCACATGCTCAAGCATGATCATGCCCAATCTCTACAGGCCTCCTTTGGAAAGAAATTTCTCAcagtgggcggggaggggggcggatcTACATAATTCTACCTGTAAACATGaattttaagaggaaataaaaaccgGTTAAGTTGAAGTTTCCCTTTCGATACTGTGTTTCGGGGTAAATGACATCTTCTGCAAACCAAGACTCAGTCCTGattataaaggatttttaaattacattattaaaaatatgtatttattcttcttttgctttatctATTTTCCAAAGCCTCTTTCAAGTAAACTGTGAAGTGCCTGAGTACAGGTGATCATTACATCACACGCTTTCTTTTATCTCAAGCACTCACTGTTTGCATTTGCTACGCAGGCCAGCTCCCACAAGAATGGATTAGGAAGGACCTCATCCTTGTGCTTTTCCTCAGCTCTCAAATCCATGCAACGCGGTCAGCTTTTGCAACAAggtggggttttatttttatcttttttttttttttattttttggtgcatGACATCAAATACTCTAACGagacatttttaatgaaatacttaAACCAGATAGGCCACAATGAACCAAATTAGAAATTTGAACATGTCGCCACTTGCAGCGTAAAGGGATCTAAAAGGGTAGAgcaaagtcttttttctttttttcctaaggtgAATATTTCTAAGGTGAGTAttcatttgtagaatttttttttttttttaaagcacgtCTGAAAACCAAAACCCATCGTCAGGCGGTTAGTATTACAAGAGACATCCCTTGCAAAAACCATCTTGCATTTTAGCACACATCTGCAGCTGGTGTGCTCACACAAACCAATCGGTAGGCTAAGAGATTTTAAGATTCCACACATATGGGTCTAGGTATTTATGCCGATTACACAGTACAGAGGGAGGTCCCTGTAtctacacacacaccccatcgaGCATTTACGCCCAGAGCCTTACCCTTTAAACACCTTTAACTATCCTGCAAACAGTAAATACATCATTTGCCACCACCTccaatagtttccttttttttttttttttttgttttttattggtctCTTTGTGTGATAATGACCTATACATGGACAGGGTCCAAACCATCTGGAAGATGTCTGATTCCAGGCTGAAAAGCAGTTCTAAACCGAACTGGTCTTCCGTAGCCACCATAAAGCACCAGGAAAGGGGCATCTTCGCGGCCATTCCCCAGCCGAGGCCAGCGCGGCGCCCCTCGCTCTCGGGCTGCCGTATTGTTCCAAGCAGTCCCCTGATGGCCCAAACCACCACCACCTCGTTTGGGTCCAGAGCAGGACAAATGAGATTTCAACAGGGGCCTGCCCTGTGACATAAAATCATCCAGCTTCCCGAGCCCACGAATGCAAGGGGCGGAGGTCCTCCCAGCGCCGCCTCCCGCAGCCAGCATGCCCCCAAACAGGTACTCCCGGGGTTCTGGGAACCGCAGACCTCCGGTAACTCACAGGTGGGAGCCCCCAGCGAGGGCGGGGCAGCCTGAACTTCTGGCCCTGCCGGAGGAAGAGATGGCTTTTGTCTCTGACATCTGAGCCTTCCACCTGGGCCGGGAGGGCGGACAGCAGGCCAGGCCCGTCCACTCCCCAGCGCCCCCCACCCATTAGTAGCTCTGGCATTCAGACAAAAGGTCCCccgagctgggggtgggggcgggtggaGGGCAGGCTGGCAAGTCGGTGCACACACCCAAGTTTAAGTCCCTAGTCCTGCGTCTGGGTGCACAGAATCCGTTTCAAAAATTCGAAGCATAGCTTTGGTTCTCTGTCTTTGTTCGCGGGGCGCAGATTCCCGTTCGCCCgcccatgcatccatccatccatccatccatgcatccatccatgcatccatccatgcatccatccatccatccatccgtccccGGCTCGCTCCCCGCTCGCTCCCCGGCGCCGCCGCCGGGCACATTACCGCTTCTTCTTCTGCTTGAGGGACTTCCTGCGCTTCAGGATCATCTCATAGAGCTTGTCCATGCCCTCGGTGAGGCCCTCGCCGATGATGGCGCACGCCGGCTGGACGTGGTAGGTGGTGGCCGGGATGAGCTCGTGCAGCGCCAGCTGCTTCTCGATCTCGGCCACCGGCAGCGACTTGGGGAGGTCCTGCTTGTTGGCGATGACCAGCAGCGGCGTGCCCTGGTTCTCGGCGAACTTGGTCACCTTGTGCAGCTCGGTCTTGGCCTCCTCCAGCCGGTCCACGTCCACCGAGTCCACCACGTAGATGATGCCGTCCGTGCAGCGGCTGTAGGACTTCCAGAGCGGCCGCAGCTTCTCCTGGCCGCCCACGTCCCAGAAGTGGCAGCTGATGCCCTTGGCCGTGCCGTTGCTCAGCTTGATCTTCTCCGTGTTGAAGCCGATGGTGGGCACCGTGTTCACGAACTCGTTGAACTTGAGCCGGTAGAGCACCGTGGTCTTGCCGGCCGAGTCCAAGCCCAGCATGACGATGTGCAGGGACTGGAAGGCCGAGATGTTGGAGGAGATGTTGCCCATGGCTCCTCGCTGCGGCGCCGGCCACTGCGGCTGCGACGGGAGGGCGCCGCCCCCCGGGCCACCTGGGCCGCCGCTGTCGCCCTCCGCCGCGGGCACCTGCGCCGCCTCGGCGCCCCCGGGCCGTCACACGCCGCGCATCGCGTCCCTCGGGCGGGCTTTTGTCtcccgcggagccgcccccgccgccgcggcGCAGGGTGCAGGCGCCCGgcgccccccccccggcccgggcTCGCCCTGCGGCTGCCGcgggccgcgcccccgccgcgccccggccccccggctcGGCCtcggctcccgctcccgctcccgctcccgctcccgggCGCGCCTCGGAGGCGCAGGCGGGACGCGGGCTTCCCCGGGAGTCGCTGCCGGCGCGGCCGCCTGGCTGTCCCCGCAGTCCCCGCTctgtcgccgccgccgccgccgccgccgccagcctGCAGCGGCGGGAGGGCCCCTGGCCACGCCCCTGGCCACGCccccggccacgccccctccccaggccacgCCCCCGGGCCGCCCGGCGCCTCCCCGCCGCGCGCGCCGCTTTCGCGCCTTCCGAGCGTTCGAActcgccccgcgccccgcgccccgccccccgcccccgccccccgcgccgcgcccaGACAATGGCCCAGGGCCCGGCTCTTCCTCCCCGGGCCGCTGACGCATCTTCTAAAAACAGCCCCGCAGCCTCCGAGCCCGGGCTGCGCAGCGGGGTTCGGGGGCTTCCCGTTGGGCGGGCGCGGGTCCAGAGGGGGGCTG
It encodes:
- the ARL4C gene encoding ADP-ribosylation factor-like protein 4C; translated protein: MGNISSNISAFQSLHIVMLGLDSAGKTTVLYRLKFNEFVNTVPTIGFNTEKIKLSNGTAKGISCHFWDVGGQEKLRPLWKSYSRCTDGIIYVVDSVDVDRLEEAKTELHKVTKFAENQGTPLLVIANKQDLPKSLPVAEIEKQLALHELIPATTYHVQPACAIIGEGLTEGMDKLYEMILKRRKSLKQKKKR
- the LOC119877514 gene encoding basic proline-rich protein-like — translated: MAPRCGAGHCGCDGRAPPPGPPGPPLSPSAAGTCAASAPPGRHTPRIASLGRAFVSRGAAPAAAAQGAGARRPPPGPGSPCGCRGPRPRRAPAPRLGLGSRSRSRSRSRARLGGAGGTRASPGVAAGAAAWLSPQSPLCRRRRRRRRQPAAAGGPLATPLATPPATPPPQATPPGRPAPPRRARRFRAFRALVVATVPRKRSSICLPGLMLSYPE